One genomic window of Punica granatum isolate Tunisia-2019 chromosome 1, ASM765513v2, whole genome shotgun sequence includes the following:
- the LOC116192362 gene encoding probable indole-3-pyruvate monooxygenase YUCCA11, producing MEPIKEVTVVIVGAGPAGLATSACLNYARVSNIVLERENVCASLWKNRAYDRLKLHLGKEFCNLPHMPFPSDWPRFIPRKDFVNYLDNYTSSFNIEPYYMRTVLSASYDPTYEKWHIVARNDSSKGQGCETYCAKFLVVATGENSEGVIPNVPGLNGFSGEWMHSNAYTNGQMFAGKDVLVVGCGNSGMEIAYDLWNYGANTSIVIRSPVHVLTKDIVYLGMKLLKYLPTFIVDEIVVLFSKLKFRNMAKNYGIERPKQGPFSFKEATGRTPTIDVGAMDKIKEGKITVLPAMTKIEDDIVKFEDGKTARFDAIIFACGYRSTVWNWLKGGEDLFNPKGMPRGRFPNHWKGKNGLYGVGFAGRGLAGISRDAMNIANDIVSSFTSKY from the exons ATGGAACCAATTAAGGAAGTGACCGTAGTCATAGTGGGGGCTGGCCCAGCAGGCTTGGCAACCTCTGCCTGCCTGAATTATGCTCGTGTCTCAAACATTGTCCTGGAAAGGGAGAATGTTTGTGCCTCGCTTTGGAAGAATAGGGCCTATGATAGGCTGAAACTTCACTTGGGCAAGGAGTTCTGCAACCTTCCTCACATGCCTTTCCCGTCTGATTGGCCTCGATTCATCCCTCGGAAGGATTTCGTAAACTATCTAGACAACTACACGTCTAGCTTCAACATTGAGCCGTACTATATGCGGACAGTTTTGTCTGCCTCTTATGACCCAACATACGAAAAATGGCACATTGTAGCGAGGAACGACTCTTCCAAGGGGCAAGGATGTGAGACCTATTGTGCGAAGTTTCTAGTGGTTGCTACAGGCGAGAATAGTGAAGGGGTTATCCCTAACGTGCCGGGGCTCAATGGGTTCTCGGGGGAATGGATGCATTCAAATGCGTACACCAACGGGCAGATGTTTGCTGGCAAGGATGTTCTGGTCGTGGGCTGTGGGAATTCTGGGATGGAAATTGCATATGACCTTTGGAATTATGGCGCCAACACATCTATAGTTATTCGAAGCCCT GTCCATGTGTTGACAAAGGATATTGTTTATCTGGGGATGAAGCTGTTAAAGTACCTACCGACATTCATAGTCGACGAGATCGTTGTGCTCTTCTCCAAGCTGAAGTTCAGAAACATGGCCAAGAATTATGGTATTGAAAGACCCAAACAAGGACCATTCTCCTTCAAAGAGGCTACGGGAAGAACTCCTACCATTGATGTTGGGGCCATGGATAAGATCAAGGAAGGAAAGATTACG GTTCTTCCGGCCATGACAAAGATAGAGGATGATATTGTGAAGTTTGAAGATGGTAAGACGGCTCGTTTTGATGCTATTATCTTTGCTTGCGGCTACCGAAGCACTGTTTGGAACTGGCTCAAG GGAGGTGAAGACCTTTTCAATCCAAAGGGAATGCCTAGAGGGAGGTTTCCAAACCATTGGAAAGGAAAGAATGGTCTGTACGGTGTTGGTTTTGCTGGGAGAGGCTTGGCAGGGATATCGAGGGATGCTATGAACATTGCAAATGACATCGTTTCGAGCTTCACTTCCAAATATTAA